In Tautonia marina, the DNA window CGGCCGACCCAATCTTCCTTGATGCGCCGTCCCACGCGGACCGATCTGGCACGGCCGATTCACACGCCGTGGCTCGACCGCGATGACCTGGGAGAATGGGCGCCGTCGTGCAGTCGCTTACGCGGCGGGCGCAGACTCGGCTGATTCAGGACACCCGGGATCACGGTACGTCCTCGACGCCCCGGCCAGGTCCCCGCGTTTGGCGTGGGTCTGGTACCTTCGAGAGCTTTGTCGCACAAGGATCGCCAAGCATGAACGCGTTTGCTTTTGTCTGGAAACGGCCGATCACCCTGATCCTGCTGGTGTTCGGGCTGGTCTCGGGAGGACTCCTGGCTGCAGACCAGTTAGGCGTTGTTGATGTCGCCCCGGCTCTCAATAAGGCGGGCATCGAGATGACCACCCTGCTCGACAGGGTCAAAGGGATGGCCATGGCCGCTGCGTCCGAGGCCGAAGAGGAGCCCGAACACGAGCATCACACGATCGTGGTGACCAGCCCCGAAGTCATGGACGTCACCATCACCGAGCCCTATGTTTGCCAGATCCACTCTCGGCGGCACATCGACGTCTGCGCGCTGGAGGGCGGGTATCTCCAGGAGATCCTGGTCAGCGAGGGTCAGACGGTGAAGAAGGGCGACCTGATGTTCAAGGTCCTCCCAACGCTCTACCAGGCGAAGCTCGAGGCCAAGGAGGCGGAGGCCCAGCTCGCAGAGTTGGAGTACATCAACACCAAAAACCTGGCCGACAAAAACGTCGTCTCCCAGAACGAGGTGAAGTTGCTCCAGGCCAAGCTGGCGCGGGCTCAGGCTGAAGCGGAGCTGGCCCGGGCAGAGTTGAATTTCACCAATGTCGTCGCGCCCTTCGACGGCATGGTTGATCGCCTGCACAGTTTCCAGGGCAGTTTGATCACCGAGGGAGAGGTTCTCACAACGCTGTCCGACAACAGCGTGATGTGGGTCTATTTTAACGTACCAGAGGCCCGCTACCTCGAATACATGGCCGACCAAGGCCAGGAGAAAAGGGAGGATCAAATCGAACTTCGACTGGCCAACGGCAAGTTGTTCTCGCAGATTGGCACGATTGGCGCGATCGAGGCCAATTTCAACAACGAGACCGGCAACATTGCATTCCGGGCGGACTTTCCCAACCCGGAGGGACTGCTCCGGCATGGCCAGACGGGCACGGTGCTGATCAGCCGGGTCCACAAGGACGCCGTGGTCATTCCACAGCGGGCGACCTTCGAGCTGCTCGACAAGCGATACGTCTTCGTCATCGACGAGGAGGGCATCGTGCACCAGCGTCTGATCTCTTTCGAGCACGAGAAGGAAGACATCTTCCTCATTGAGAACGGCCTGACCGCGTCCGATCGGATCGTCCTCGAAGGGGTCCGAGAGGTCCGCGACGGTGAGGAGGTCGAGTTCGAATATCAGGAGCCGAGCGAAGTCCTCGCGCACCAGAAATTCCACGCGGAATAACCATCCGTTCCCTTCGCCTTACCTCCCCCACTCCCGCCGACAGCAGGCACATCAGGCCATGTTTACAAAAATCCTCTATCGGCCGGCACTGGCGATCGTAATCTCCATCATCCTGCTCTTCCTCGGGGTGTTGGGGATCGAAACACTGCCGGTGGCGCAGTTCCCGTCGGTCGCACCGCCGACGGTAATGGTGACGATCTCATACCCCGGCGCGAGCGCCAACGTCCTGGTCGACTCGGTCCTGATCCCGTTGGAGCAGTCGATCAACGGCGTG includes these proteins:
- a CDS encoding efflux RND transporter periplasmic adaptor subunit — protein: MNAFAFVWKRPITLILLVFGLVSGGLLAADQLGVVDVAPALNKAGIEMTTLLDRVKGMAMAAASEAEEEPEHEHHTIVVTSPEVMDVTITEPYVCQIHSRRHIDVCALEGGYLQEILVSEGQTVKKGDLMFKVLPTLYQAKLEAKEAEAQLAELEYINTKNLADKNVVSQNEVKLLQAKLARAQAEAELARAELNFTNVVAPFDGMVDRLHSFQGSLITEGEVLTTLSDNSVMWVYFNVPEARYLEYMADQGQEKREDQIELRLANGKLFSQIGTIGAIEANFNNETGNIAFRADFPNPEGLLRHGQTGTVLISRVHKDAVVIPQRATFELLDKRYVFVIDEEGIVHQRLISFEHEKEDIFLIENGLTASDRIVLEGVREVRDGEEVEFEYQEPSEVLAHQKFHAE